GGCGGAGCGAAGCGGGCCAGCCGCCTGAGCAGCTCAGCTTCAGTCAGCTCCGCCAGGGTTGGGCTCATGCGTGGGCTTTGAGCTGCTCCGCTCCCTCGATCACCTTCACGGAAGTGATCGTGTCATCGGTGCCCAATTCCTCGAGAACATCGAATCCATCCACCACATAGCCGAAGGCTGCATTGCGCCCATCCACGAGGTTCAGACCAGCAGGGGTGAGCTCCGCCTCGTAGAGAAACATGAAGAACTGCGAGGATCCGTCATCGAGGGCCTGGTCCGAATGGGCCCAGCCGAGGGTGCCAAGGGTCGCAAACGGGAGGGTCGGTGTCGCCTTGAACAGGCCCACGTCCTCAAAGGTTTCGTTGTAGATCGTGTCGTCTTCCCCGGGCACGCGGATCTCCAGGGGAACATGGCGCTCCTGCTTTGTCTTCGGATCGACGTAGCCGATCTCCGGACCTTCCGGATCACCGCTCTGCAGCACGTAAAAGTCCTCGGCCCGGATGAAGGGCAGCCCGTCGTAAAAGCCCTTGAGGGCGAGATCGACGAAGGCACCTGCGGTGAGGGGGGCGTTGTAGCCATCCACCACGGTGGTCAGCTCCCCTTGGGTGGTGCTCACGCTGAGGGTTGCCCTCCCCTGCAGCCTGGGTAGGGCATCGAATTCTGCGGGGATCTCCCGTTCAAAGTCGTCGGGCACCAGCAGGGCCTCCACATCACCAATGATGCGCAGTGTTCGGCGTCGATCAGCGATGAAGCCCGGCTTGTCAGTGGCTTTGACCTTGTCCTTCAGGTCTTCAAGACCCTGATTCACGCTTTGCAGCAGTGTTTCAGCCTGACTGCGCTTCGCGTCTGGGATCGCGCTCACGATGGTGTCGCGTCGGGTGTTGAGCAGCGCTTCACTGCGGGACACCGTCTTGCCAAGAGCCGTCCAGCGTTTGGCCCGTAGATCGTTGCTGGTGAGTTCCAGCCGATGCTGCAGTTCGCGGATGTCGTCCTGAACAAACGGCAGCGCGTCCCGGAGAATTGCGGCAGGGTCTTTCACAGCATTGCCTTGGGGCAAGTCGGCCCAGGCAGGGGCAGCCATTGTGACCAGAGCAAAGCTGATCAGGGCAGCAAGGATGGCGTTCAAACGCTGATGGGCCAAGGGGGAACCCCAGTGCTGACGGGACTTTGGCACAGCCGTATAGTCCGATGAACCGTTCGGTGGGAATGATCTCCAGTAACGACTTCCGCACCGGCACCACGATTGAGATCGATGGGGCCGTCTGGCGTGTGGTCGAGTTCTTGCACGTCAAGCCCGGCAAGGGATCTGCCTTCGTGCGCACCAAGCTGAAGGCGGTGAAGTCCGGCAACGTGGTGGAGAAAACCTTCCGCGCCGGGGAAATGCTGCCCCAGGCGATGTTGGAGAAATCGTCCCTCCAGCACACCTACATGGAAGGTGAGGACTATGTCTTCATGGACATGGCCACCTATGAGGAGACCCGCCTCAGTGCCAATCAGATTGGAGAGAGTCGCAAATACCTCAAAGAGGGCATGGAGGTGAACGTGGTGTCCTGGAACGACACCCCCCTTGAGGTTGAACTGCCCAACTCCGTTGTTCTTGAAATCAAAGAAACGGACCCTGGCGTTAAAGGCGACACCGCCACGGGCGGCACCAAGCCCGCCATTCTTGAGACCGGAGCGCAAGTGATGGTTCCGCTCTTTCTTTCTGTCGGAGAAAAGATCAAAGTGGACACCCGCAACGACAGTTACCTCGGCCGCGAAAACGGATGACCATGCAGCTGGATCACGAACAACTGCACCGCTTGCTGGAGGCGCTCGGAGAGAGCGACATTCAGGAATTCCGGTTGGAGGGGGATGACTTCCGTCTGGAAATCAGACGCAACCTGCCGGCCCAGGCCGTCATGGCGCCGGT
The Synechococcus sp. PROS-U-1 DNA segment above includes these coding regions:
- a CDS encoding peptidylprolyl isomerase, producing the protein MAHQRLNAILAALISFALVTMAAPAWADLPQGNAVKDPAAILRDALPFVQDDIRELQHRLELTSNDLRAKRWTALGKTVSRSEALLNTRRDTIVSAIPDAKRSQAETLLQSVNQGLEDLKDKVKATDKPGFIADRRRTLRIIGDVEALLVPDDFEREIPAEFDALPRLQGRATLSVSTTQGELTTVVDGYNAPLTAGAFVDLALKGFYDGLPFIRAEDFYVLQSGDPEGPEIGYVDPKTKQERHVPLEIRVPGEDDTIYNETFEDVGLFKATPTLPFATLGTLGWAHSDQALDDGSSQFFMFLYEAELTPAGLNLVDGRNAAFGYVVDGFDVLEELGTDDTITSVKVIEGAEQLKAHA
- the efp gene encoding elongation factor P produces the protein MISSNDFRTGTTIEIDGAVWRVVEFLHVKPGKGSAFVRTKLKAVKSGNVVEKTFRAGEMLPQAMLEKSSLQHTYMEGEDYVFMDMATYEETRLSANQIGESRKYLKEGMEVNVVSWNDTPLEVELPNSVVLEIKETDPGVKGDTATGGTKPAILETGAQVMVPLFLSVGEKIKVDTRNDSYLGRENG